A single window of Dermacentor albipictus isolate Rhodes 1998 colony chromosome 1, USDA_Dalb.pri_finalv2, whole genome shotgun sequence DNA harbors:
- the peng gene encoding pumilio homolog 3 — protein MKAKKGSFSISTAPPKLSGVTKMPKQKRTASDLSPAKTSEPGDVKGKYAKANSRKIFPPTAGKPGKLGRAKRKKSATSEALSKVADEEKATEQQAPRPQKRGAEGNNDDESEPKKIKLVEMKKKQRKQERKKHESKFYEISKAAKRIWEDLRLKSCTAVRREELLAQLTKVVKGNIKQLIFAHDTSRVIECMEHLGTAVHRNMIFEEVKDIIVPMTKSKYAKFMVRQILRNGTTEQKQHVIKAFSTQVVSLLHHVDAAAILEVIYNEHANAFQRSLLLQEFYSRDLALFKKDRVITFADALAESTDPAKMIENLKETLMKIIDKPVVRHSIIHHVMLEFFKSADANSKSEMIRALAGSLVEMVHTKDGARVAMQCIWHGTAKDRKTVIKSFKTYVAKIAREEYGHMVLLSIFDCVDDTKLVEGVVIAELLKEPVELLMDPHGQRVLAYLVAPRDACIFHPQVVDILKEGDISSTSKKDPKVRRQELRKMPASVLGQMIADNAEELLTCGGPTSIALHVILTSLSTSEAAVAFKTIAKLLNASPYKIGKEQESSHLFDQGSARFFLKKMASHDKDIGDEGQDSFCGVIADEVSEETMSTWIGCNFGAFFLVQLLETGITKGIERVKSALEGKHNILKKCDSKGAVILRKKLQDL, from the exons ATGAAAGCGAAAAAAGGCTCGTTTAGTATATCAACAGCGCCGCCGAAATTATCCGGTGTAACGAAGATGCCGAAGCAAAAACGCACTGCCTCTGATTTATCTCCCGCGAAGACGAGTGAACCAGGAGACGTCAAAGGCAAGTACGCAAAAGCAAACAGCCGGAAAATATTTCCACCTACGGCTGGAAAGCCTGGTAAACTTGGCCGAGCTAAGCGCAAGAAGTCAGCTACAAGTGAAGCGCTGAGCAAAGTTGCTGATGAAGAGAAGGCGACCGAGCAGCAAGCACCTCGTCCGCAGAAGCGTGGCGCAGAAGGCAACAACGATGATGAGTCTGAGCCGAAGAAAATTAAGCTGGTTGAaatgaaaaagaagcagagaaaacaagaacgaaaaaaGCACGAGAGCAAGTTCTACGAGATCTCCAAAGCAGCAAAACGAATCTGGGAAGACCTGCGGCTCAAGTCCTGCACAGCGGTAAGGCGCGAGGAGTTGCTAGCCCAGCTGACCAAGGTAGTCAAAGGCAACATAAAGCAGCTGATCTTCGCACATGACACGTCCAGAGTGATTGAATGCATGGAGCACTTGGGTACTGCTGTTCACCGCAATATGATCTTTGAAGAAGTGAAAGACATTATCGTCCCCATGACTAAATCCAAGTACGCCAAATTCATGGTGAGGCAGATTCTTCGGAATGGCACAACTGAACAGAAGCAGCACGTTATCAAGGCGTTCAGCACACAAGTCGTCAGCCTACTGCACCACGTAGACGCTGCAGCCATCCTAGAGGTCATCTACAACGAGCATGCCAATGCCTTCCAGCGTTCCTTGTTGTTGCAGGAGTTCTACAGTCGCGATCTCGCACTATTTAAGAAGGACAGGGTGATCACTTTCGCAGATGCTCTGGCCGAATCCACAGATCCCGCCAAAATGATTGAAAATCTGAAGGAGACGCTGATGAAAATCATTGACAAGCCAGTCGTTCGCCACAGTATCATACACCATGTCATGCTTGAATTTTTCAAAAGTGCCGATGCTAATTCTAAATCTGAAATGATTCGAGCACTTGCAGGGTCGCTTGTGGAAATGGTGCACACGAAAGATGGAGCACGTGTTGCCATGCAGTGCATCTGGCACGGAACAGCAAAAGACCGTAAGACGGTAATCAAATCATTCAAGACATATGTTGCCAAAATAGCACGAGAAGAGTACGGTCACATGGTATTGCTGTCCATCTTTGACTGTGTGGATGATACAAAGCTTGTTGAAGGAGTTGTTATTGCAGAGTTGTTGAAAGAGCCTGTTGAATTATTAATGGATCCGCATGGGCAGAGAGTATTGGCATATCTCGTTGCTCCGAGGGACGCCTGCATATTTCACCCCCAAGTTGTCGACATTCTTAAGGAGGGTGACATTAGTAGCACCAGCAAAAAAGACCCAAAG GTGCGTAGGCAAGAACTTCGCAAAATGCCTGCAAGTGTGCTTGGGCAGATGATTGCCGACAATGCTGAGGAACTCTTAACTTGTGGTGGCCCTACTTCAATAGCCCTTCATGTTATTCTGACCAGCCTTAGCACAAGTGAAGCAGCCGTTGCGTTCAAAACGATAGCCAAGCTTCTTAATGCATCACCTTACAAGATTGGCAAAGAGCAAGAAAGCTCGCACCTTTTTGACCAGGGCTCTGCACGTTTCTTTCTGAAGAAGATGGCTTCCCATGACAAAGACATCGGTGACGAAGGGCAAGATTCTTTTTGTGGTGTAATTGCTGATGAAGTGTCTGAGGAAACTATGTCAACATGGATTGGATGTAACTTTGGAGCGTTCTTTCTTGTGCAGCTCTTGGAGACGGGCATCACCAAAGGAATTGAACGTGTTAAATCTGCACTAGAAGGAAAGCACAATATCCTTAAAAAGTGTGATTCTAAAGGTGCTGTGATTCTTAGAAAGAAACTGCAAGACTTGTAA